The Corvus hawaiiensis isolate bCorHaw1 chromosome 2, bCorHaw1.pri.cur, whole genome shotgun sequence genome includes a window with the following:
- the STIM1 gene encoding stromal interaction molecule 1 isoform X10, whose amino-acid sequence MELRPGRAVRALCGLFLLLLLLLLLQHPGRAERAPGSHLDDSAIAAEFCRIDKALCHDEDEQLSFEAVRNIHKQMDDDANGNVDVEESDEFLREDLNYHDPAVKHSTFHGEDKLISVEDLWKAWKTSEVYNWTVDEVVQWLISYVELPQYEETFRKLQLSGHAMPRLAVNNATMMGTVLKMTDRSHRQKLQLKALDTVLFGPPLLTRHNHLKDFMLVVSIVIGVGGCWFAYIQNRYSKEHMKKMMKDLEGLHRAEQSLHDLQERLQKAQEEHRSVEVEKVHLEKKLQDEISIAKQEAHRLRELREGTENELSRQKYAEQELEQVRMALKNAEKELESHCSWAAPEALQKWLQLTHEVEVQYYNIKKQNAEKQLLVAKEGAEKIKKKRNTLFGTFHVAHSSSLDDVDHKILTAKQALSEVTAALRERLHRWQQIELLCGFQIVNNPGIHSLASALNIDPGWMGTPRPNPSHFIMTDDVDDLDEELVSPMSIQYAAWLFGRRFSDRSSLSSEDQSLWKYPAPALPSTVRQRLVEPQHGHGSQRWIPSPTCPLLMSPLEFAVALGALEI is encoded by the exons CAGAGTTCTGCCGCATCGACAAGGCCCTGTGCCACGACGAGGACGAGCAGCTCAGCTTCGAGGCCGTGCGCAACATCCACAAACAGATGGACGATGACGCCAACGGCAACGTGGACGTGGAGGAGAGCGACGAG TTCTTGAGGGAAGACTTGAATTACCATGACCCCGCAGTCAAGCACAGCACGTTCCATGGAGAAGACAAACTCATCAGTGTGGAGGATCTCTGGAAGGCCTGGAAAACATCTGAAG TGTACAACTGGACGGTTGATGAGGTGGTTCAGTGGCTCATTTCCTACGTGGAGCTGCCCCAGTACGAGGAGACCTTCCGGAAGCTGCAGCTGAGCGGCCACGCCATGCCCAG GCTGGCAGTGAACAACGCCACCATGATGGGGACAGTGCTGAAAATGACCGACCGCAGCCACCGGCAGAAGCTGCAGCTCAAGGCCCTGGACACGGTGCTCTTCGGGCCTCCCCTGT TGACCCGTCACAACCACCTCAAGGACTTCATGCTGGTGGTGTCCATCGTCATCGGCGTGGGCGGCTGCTGGTTCGCCTACATCCAGAACCGCTACTCCAAGGAGCACATGAAGAAGATGATGAAGGACCTGGAGGGTCTCCACAGGGCTGAGCAGTCTCTCCATGACCTACAGGAGAG gCTGCAGAAGGCGCAGGAGGAACACCGCTCTGTGGAGGTGGAGAAGGTGCACCTGGAGAAGAAGCTGCAGGACGAGATCAGCATTGCCAAGCAGGAGGCACACAGGCTGCGGGAGCTCCGCGAGGGCACTGAGAACGAGCTCAGCCGGCAGAAATACgcggagcaggagctggagcag GTGCGGATGGCGCTGAAGAACGCGGAGAAGGAGCTGGAGTCCCACTGCAGCTGGGCCGCCCCCGAGGCACTGCAGAAGTGGCTGCAGCTGACCCATGAGGTGGAGGTGCAGTACTACAACATTAAGAAGCAGAACgcagagaaacagctgctggTGGCCAAGGAAGGG GCTGAAAAGATCAAAAAGAAGCGAAACACCCTTTTTGGGACGTTCCATGTTGCTCACAGTTCCTCTCTGGACGATGTTGACCATAAAATCTTAACTGCAAA gcaaGCGCTGAGCGAGGTGACggcggcgctgcgggagcggctgcaCCGCTGGCAGCAGATCGAGCTCCTCTGCGGCTTCCAGATCGTCAACAACCCCGGCATCCACTCCCTGGCCTCGGCCCTCAACATCGACCCCGGCTGGATGGGCACCCCCCGGCCCAACCCCTCGCACTTCATCATGACTGACGACGTGGACGACCTGGACGAGGAGCTCGTGTCGCCCATGTCCATCCAAT ATGCAGCCTGGCTTTTCGGGCGCAGGTTCAGCGACCGCTCCTCGCTGTCCTCGGAGGATCAGTCCCTCTGGAAATACCCTG CTCCGGCCTTGCCCAGCACAGTCCGGCAGCGCCTGGTGGAGCCGCAGCACGGCCACGGATCGCAGAG ATGGATTCCATCCCCGACCTGCCCCCTCCTGATGTCACCTCTGGAGTTCGCTGTCGCACTGGGAGCTTTGG